From one Camarhynchus parvulus chromosome 25, STF_HiC, whole genome shotgun sequence genomic stretch:
- the PEA15 gene encoding astrocytic phosphoprotein PEA-15, with amino-acid sequence MAEYRSLLEELAQNITAEDLEQLKSACREDIPSGEGDAIATGHHWFAFLERHSKLDRDNLSYIEHIFEISRRPDLLTKVVQYRTQVLKISEEDEVDTKLTRIPSAKKYKDIIRQPSEEEIIKLAPPPEKA; translated from the exons atggCCGAGTACCGCAgtctgctggaggagctggcccAGAACATCACAGCCGAGGACCTGGAGCAGCTCAAGTCCGCGTGTCGCGAGGACATCCCCAGCGGGGAGGGGGACGCCATCGCCACCGGCCACCACTGGTTCGCCTTCCTGGAGCGCCACAGCAAGCTGGACCGAG ACAACCTGTCCTACATCGAGCACATCTTCGAGATCTCGCGCCGGCCGGACCTGCTCACCAAGGTGGTGCAGTACCGCACGCAGGTGCTCAAGATCTCCGAGGAGGACGAGGTGGACACCAAGCTCACGCGCATCCCCAGCGCCAAGAAGTACAAGG ACATCATCCGGCAGCCCTCGGAGGAGGAGATCATCAAACTGGCCCCCCCCCCGGAAAAggcctga
- the DCAF8 gene encoding DDB1- and CUL4-associated factor 8 codes for MAAAGPGPGAGTGAAGGPATAATEPGRTPRHRPGPAGSLRDARLQPRCPRHLAQGFPWEAAMSDKGGSMDGRTDIVNGSLSSSPEDMSAEEGRETSSGIEVEASDLSLSLTGDDAGAARGRASDSDSSGDKDSDSMDDTGHYSIPEEPRHDEDEDEEEEEEEEPRARRRAPRKRPPHERDSSDEEQALEDWVASETWALPLPALARRIPALRQRQLGGCSRFVAQACGARLFVQKFRLQHGLEGHTGCVNTLHFNQRGTRLASGSDDLKVLVWDWLRRRPVLQFDSGHKSNVFQAKFLPNSGDSTLAMCARDGQVRVAELSATQCCRSTKRVAQHKGASHKLALEPDSPCTFLSAGEDAVVFTIDLRQDRPASKLVVTKEKEKKVGLYTIFVNPANTSQFAVGGRDQFVRIYDQRKIDENENNGVLKKFCPHHLVNCESKANITCLVYSHDGSELLASYNDEDIYLFDSSHSDGAQYSRRYKGHRNNATVKGVNFYGPKSEFVVSGSDCGHIFLWEKSSCQIVQFMEGDKGGVVNCLEPHPHLPVLATSGLDHDVKIWAPTAEAPTELRGLKEVIKKNKVERDEDSLHHTDMFDSHMLWFLMHHLRQRRHHRRRRDPGADSPSDDSGSSSDTSDDEEEGPDRVQCMPS; via the exons atggcggcggcggggcccggtCCCGGGGCCGGCACTGGAGCGGCCGGGGGGCCCGCGACGGCCGCCACTGAGCCCGGCCGCACCCCCCGGCACCGTCCGGGACCCGCCGGGAGCCTCCGGGACGCTCGG ctccagccccgctgtccccggcaCCTGGCCCAG GGATTCCCGTGGGAAGCGGCGATGTCAGACAAGGGCGGCAGCATGGATGGCAGGACGGACATTGTCAACg gcagcctgtccagcagccctgaggacaTGTCAGCCGAGGAGGGCCGCGAGACGTCCTCGGGGATCGAGGTGGAGGCGTCCGacctgagcctgagcctgacGGGTGACGACGCCGGGGCCGCGCGGGGCCGCGCCAGCGACAGCGACAGCTCCGGGGACAAGGACAGCGACAGCATGGACGACACCGGCCACTACTCCATCCCCGAGGAGCCCCGGCACGACGAGGacgaggacgaggaggaggaggaggaggaagagccgCGCGCCCGACGCAGGGCGCCCCGCAAGCGGCCGCCCCACGAGCGCGACTCGTCCGACGAGGAGCAGGCGCTGGAGGACTgg gtggcCTCGGAGACGtgggcgctgccgctgccggcGCTGGCGAGGCGCATCCCGGCGCTGCGGCAGCGCCAGCTGGGCGGCTGCTCGCGCTTCGTGGCGCAGGCCTGCGGCGCCCGGCTCTTCGTGCAGAAATTCCGGCTGCAGCACGGCCTGGAGGGGCACACCGGCTGTGTGAACACGCTGCACTTCAACCAGAGGGGCACCCGCCTGGCCAGCGGCAGCGACGACCTCAAGGTGTTGGTGTGGGACTGGCTGCGGCGCCGGCCCGTGCTGCAGTTCGACAGCGGGCACAAGAGCAACGTCTTCCAG gcCAAGTTCCTGCCCAACAGCGGTGACTCCACGCTGGCCATGTGTGCCCGGGACGGGCAGGTGCGCGTGGCCGAGCTCTCGGCCACCCAGTGCTGCCGCAGCACCAAGCGCGTGGCCCAGCACAAGGGGGCTTCCCACAAG CTGGCGCTGGAGCCGGACTCGCCCTGCACGTTCCTGTCTGCGGGGGAGGACGCTGTGGTCTTCACCATCGACCTGCGGCAGGACCGGCCCGCCTC gaaattgGTGGTGAcgaaggagaaggagaagaaggtcGGGCTCTACACCATCTTTGTCAACCCTGCCAACACCTCCCAGTTCGCTGTGGGCGGCCGTGACCAGTTTGTGAG GATTTATGATCAGAGGAAAATCGATGAGAACGAGAACAACGGAGTCCTGAAGAAGTTCTGCCCCCACCACCTG gTGAACTGTGAGTCCAAAGCCAACATCACCTGCCTGGTCTACAGCCACGACGGCTCAG agctgctggcctCGTACAACGACGAGGACATTTACCTGTTCGACTCCTCGCACAGCGACGGC GCGCAGTACAGCCGGCGCTACAAGGGCCACCGCAACAACGCCACGG TGAAAGGGGTGAATTTCTACGGCCCCAAGAGCGAGTTCGTGGTGAGCGGCAGCGACTGCGGCCACATTTTCCTGTGGGAAAAATCCTCCTGCCAGATCGTGCAGTTCATGGAGGGGGACAAGGGCGGAGTG gtgaACTGCCTGGAGCCTCACCCCCACCTGCCCGTGCTGGCCACCAGCGGGCTGGACCACGACGTGAAGATCTGGGCACCCACGGCCGAGGCGCCCACGGAGCTGCGCGGCCTCAAGGAG GTGATCAAGAAGAACAAGGTGGAGCGGGACGAGGACAGCCTGCACCACACGGACATGTTTGACAGCCACATGCTCTGGTTCCTCATGCACCACCTGCGCCAGCGCCGCCACCACCGG CGCCGCCGGGACCCCGGGGCCGATTCCCCCTCGGACGATTCCGGGAGCTCCTCGGACACTTCTGACGATGAGGAGGAGGGGCCGGACCGGGTGCAGTGCATGCCCTCGtga